Part of the Choloepus didactylus isolate mChoDid1 chromosome 10, mChoDid1.pri, whole genome shotgun sequence genome is shown below.
GAGTGGGAGAAGATCACAGAAAAAGTGTGGGATGACATGGGAGGCACAGAAGGAGAACTGAGCCACCAAGAGAGTGAGTGAGGCCAGGAGGTGGGAGCAGAGCCAGGatgcatccaccaccagctggcAGTGTTGGGGCCGCAAAATCATTGTGTAGTGGAGAGGaaggcagatggccacatagcggtcatatgCCATCACTGCCAGCAGGAAGTCATCCATCAGGATCAAAGCCAGGAAGAAGTACATCTGTATGAGGCACCCAGTGTAGGAGATGGTGTGCTGCTGCATCTGGATGTTCACCAGTATCTTGGGTGCAATGCTACAGGTAATGCAGGTATCAATGAAGGACAGGTTGACCacgaagaagtacatgggtgtaTGGAGGTGAGTGTGAGAGCTGATGGCCATGATGATGAGCAGATTTCCAAGCACAGTGACAAGGCACATGCCCAGGAAGAGCCCAAAGAGGAGAGGCTGCTGCTCCAGCCAGTCAGAGAAGCCCAAGAGGATG
Proteins encoded:
- the LOC119545300 gene encoding olfactory receptor 1G1-like, with protein sequence MCLVTVLGNLLIIMAISSHTHLHTPMYFFVVNLSFIDTCITCSIAPKILVNIQMQQHTISYTGCLIQMYFFLALILMDDFLLAVMAYDRYVAICLPLHYTMILRPQHCQLVVDASWLCSHLLASLTLLVAQFSFCASHVIPHFFCDLLPLLKLACSDTHIFQVMMFIEAVLSGVIPLTCILVSYAHIIHSILKIPSAGGKHKVFSTCGSHLTMITLFYGTLFLVYFQPSSSYSAGSGMVASVIYTTVIPMLNPFIYSLQNRDMKEDLWAFLGWGTCSAP